DNA from Acidobacteriota bacterium:
CCAATGGGTTGGAAACGTCGATGAGAGGCACCTCCGTCCTGCCCAGACTCACGGCGAGGACGCTTCCGGAAAGGTCCAGGATCCCCGCATTTTCCGGAACGACGAGGCTCGAGACCATGGTCGGTACGGCAGGATTCGAAACATCGAAAACATCCAGCGCTGCAGCAGAGAGCACAAAAGCATAGCCCTCCGCGTAAACCACGCTGAAAGCGGATCCAGTGGTGGGAACACTTGCGATTAACACGGGCGCCTCGGGGGAGCTCACATCGATCACACGCAAGCCGCCCGTGCGGTCGGCGAGGTAGGCGTAAGGTCCGTCCAGGGCCACAGCGCGTACGGAGCAGCCATCGCACGGGACCGGGTGAATCCACTTGCCGAGCAAGGCCGGAGAGCTAGGCGTTGATACGTCGAGGATGTGGAGGCCTCCGGCGCCCGTGGCGTAATAGAGGGTCCGGCCGTCTTCGGAGAGCGTCGTCCGGAGCCCGTTCTTGGCGTAGGTTCCAACAGGCGAAGGCGTAGAGGGCGTGGTGACATCAAGGATGTACAAGTTGGAAGAGGCATCCGCGACGAAGGCCAGAGTATCGCGAACGGTAACACCGTAGATAAAGGAATTGCTGAGGTTCCATGCGCCCACTTCCGTGGGGGAAGCTGGCGCGGAGACATCAAGGATTCCCAGGCCTTCGCGTAAACGCGCGACGAAAACGTGGGTCCCGTCGCTCCAAAGCGCACGGGATTCTCCCTCGGAAGCATCCCAGAACCCAAGTTGGGTGATAGAGGACGGATCGCTCATATCAAGCAGGGTCAGCCCGGCGAAGTCCTCCGCCAACAGGCCCAGGGTGCCAGAGAGGGCCAAGTGGAAAGGATTGCCGCGGGGGGCGCGGCTACCCAGCAGAACGGGGTTGTTAGGGTTGGAGAGGTCAAGAACCTTCAACCCCAAATAACTGTCGCAGACATAGGCCATGCTTCCGCTGAGGGTCACCCACTCCACATAGAAGGCCTCTGTGATGGATGGGAGCCAAGTCGTAATGACGGTTGGAGCCGCAGGATTCGTGAGGTCGTAGAGCGTTACCCCATCTCCCCCTCCTGCAACGAGTGAGTTCCCCACGAGCCCCACGCTCTCCGTCTGGTTCGCGAGCGGCAGGATGGCAAGTTCGGTGGGAAAGTTCGGATTCGTAACATCAAGGACTTGGACGCCCGTGTAGAGGTACGCGACATAGGCGTATGTCGAAGGCCCGGCGGAATAGACCGTCACATCCTTGGCCATGTCGGGGTTTCCGCTAAATAGAGGTGCAGGAAGACTTCCAACATGCACGGGTGCGGACGGGGAGGACACATCGAAAATCATCGTTCCGCTTGTCCAGGCCGCTGCATAGAGGAAGTTACCCGCCAGTTCCATGCTCCCGTAAAGGCTCCCGGTCACTGGGAGGCGGGCAACTTCTGTCGGATTCGAGGGGTCCGATAGGCTGTAGATGGTCAAATTGGACCACTGGGGTACGTAGAGATAGCCATTCGCCACGAGCATCTCGTTTTCATCCAAAGTGCTTCCCGTGAGCACCTTCTCGCGGACCACCGACGGGGAGGACGGGTTGGAGATATCCAGCACGGTGAGGAAGAAGCCGTTGCCGGCATAGGCGTAATTCCCGTAGGTTACCGAAGAGCCGAGCATTCCGTACTGTTTAGAAGGCCACCGTCCCGTCAGCGTCGCACAGCCCGTTGTGAAGGTGCGCGTCCCGCCCGTGGAAAGCGTGCTCCCACAAGGGGACAGGGCTTCCACGTACCAGTAGTAAGTTGTCCCAGGGCTCAAGCCCGTCACGGTGTAGTAGTTCTCCGAGACGCCCGATGCGCGGAGGGGGGGTGGATCGGCGGTGCCGAAGTAGAGTGAATAACTTTGGGCGCCAGCGCTGGGGCCCCAGACCAACATCCTCGTCGTCGTGAGATTGGTGCCATCAGGGCCGGGGAAGAGCAGGTCGAAGGACCCGGGGATGGGGGCGGTGGTGAAGGACCCGCTGGCGGAGGTCGTGCCGCAGAGGTTCTTGGCCTCCACGCGCCAGTAGAAGGTCGTCGCCGGGGGGAAGCCCTCGGCCTGCCACCGGGAGGAGGTGAGGCCGGCCTCCACCAGATTCAGCGGGGGATCCACCGTGTCTACGTACACGTCGTAGCTCAGGGCCCCGGGGGCGTTCTCCCATTCGAAGGTGGCGGAGCAGGGCGCGTTGGTCGAGCCGGGGGCGGGGTATTCCAGGTCGAAGGCTCCGGGCGGGCCCGCGCAGCAGGAGGACAGGTCCTCGATGACGAACCCGAAATCGTCGGCAACGTAGAGAGAGTCTCCCATCAGATGGGCCTGCCAGGCGTTGCCGGGGGTGTTCAGGGTTCCGGA
Protein-coding regions in this window:
- a CDS encoding SdrD B-like domain-containing protein, with protein sequence MVALDAGRAYLADANGGLRILDLSDPVHPTPLGSLSFPSDAVAVAVSGTHAYVAAGAAGLRVVDVSDPAAPVEVGAYDTPGNAMNVEVSGSTAFVSDYGTGVLLLDVSDPAAPTLSGTLNTPGNAWQAHLMGDSLYVADDFGFVIEDLSSCCAGPPGAFDLEYPAPGSTNAPCSATFEWENAPGALSYDVYVDTVDPPLNLVEAGLTSSRWQAEGFPPATTFYWRVEAKNLCGTTSASGSFTTAPIPGSFDLLFPGPDGTNLTTTRMLVWGPSAGAQSYSLYFGTADPPPLRASGVSENYYTVTGLSPGTTYYWYVEALSPCGSTLSTGGTRTFTTGCATLTGRWPSKQYGMLGSSVTYGNYAYAGNGFFLTVLDISNPSSPSVVREKVLTGSTLDENEMLVANGYLYVPQWSNLTIYSLSDPSNPTEVARLPVTGSLYGSMELAGNFLYAAAWTSGTMIFDVSSPSAPVHVGSLPAPLFSGNPDMAKDVTVYSAGPSTYAYVAYLYTGVQVLDVTNPNFPTELAILPLANQTESVGLVGNSLVAGGGDGVTLYDLTNPAAPTVITTWLPSITEAFYVEWVTLSGSMAYVCDSYLGLKVLDLSNPNNPVLLGSRAPRGNPFHLALSGTLGLLAEDFAGLTLLDMSDPSSITQLGFWDASEGESRALWSDGTHVFVARLREGLGILDVSAPASPTEVGAWNLSNSFIYGVTVRDTLAFVADASSNLYILDVTTPSTPSPVGTYAKNGLRTTLSEDGRTLYYATGAGGLHILDVSTPSSPALLGKWIHPVPCDGCSVRAVALDGPYAYLADRTGGLRVIDVSSPEAPVLIASVPTTGSAFSVVYAEGYAFVLSAAALDVFDVSNPAVPTMVSSLVVPENAGILDLSGSVLAVSLGRTEVPLIDVSNPLAPAVLTTVKTQQGAQEARIVGDSLYAADLLGVVIDDLASCCSTPPTSPNLLTPGNDTTEVPNSLKLDWSDPQWALRYDLYLDTVNPPVTMVNSGIKASSKAMALVSGTTYYWKVVAHNPCGTSESPVFSFTTALPDLSLQLSDSPEPVLTTRPVTYTFELANETAGGATAVSLDTTLATTGSASLTFDAGASDPRWTEGAPGELHASLGDFGGGATTSLIAVFQTSGVGTASVSAAVSLAEGDPDLSDNAATQVTAVEPIAIGNQVWRDDDADGVRDAGEPGLPGIVVKLYNDSYQWLQEVVTDPDGLYRFNGLAYGSTYFVKFFLPSPDYAFSPKDQGADDGYDSDADTTTGQTDFITLTSGEDCTRWDCGMVDGALCDPPDETVFIYSVTLTTDGNDYPILNFMDPNQADQVTGYNIYRTHDVALAHNQWTRVASDVVDMDEATANKQWIDTSGEDPPPGYTVWYYEVAAYNHLCPAEGPW